The following proteins come from a genomic window of Maribacter sp. HTCC2170:
- a CDS encoding DEAD/DEAH box helicase, with protein MAYYSIKDIFVVTTRKNMSFKKLHPYLQEVLEQLSIDQTTSFQKKSIPIIKSGANVFCVASKDSGKTTTLILTTLQKLKCEAEGDAPRAVIIVENKSKALELYDAFLTYTKYSSIRVYASYEALHIDVQKSEIYMGIDILITTPKTIRKLFLNNGVSISQLKILSIEDADFLIQKSEYTDLLTATEGIKKCQYVIYSEKLNPKLKRLEDYFMEHARIVRA; from the coding sequence ATGGCATATTATAGCATAAAAGATATCTTTGTGGTTACTACTAGAAAAAATATGTCTTTTAAAAAATTACATCCGTATTTACAAGAAGTTTTAGAACAACTTTCTATTGACCAAACAACCTCATTTCAAAAGAAAAGTATACCTATAATCAAGAGTGGAGCCAACGTTTTTTGTGTTGCCTCCAAAGACAGTGGTAAAACAACTACTTTAATTCTAACAACTTTACAAAAGCTAAAATGTGAGGCTGAAGGTGATGCACCTAGAGCTGTAATAATTGTTGAAAATAAGAGTAAAGCACTAGAATTATACGATGCATTTTTAACTTATACCAAATATAGCTCTATTAGGGTTTATGCTAGTTATGAGGCCTTACATATAGATGTACAAAAGTCTGAAATCTATATGGGGATAGACATTTTAATTACTACTCCAAAAACCATACGCAAGCTGTTTCTAAATAATGGAGTCAGTATTTCTCAACTTAAAATATTAAGCATAGAAGATGCCGACTTTTTAATTCAAAAAAGTGAATATACCGATTTGCTTACTGCTACCGAGGGTATTAAAAAATGCCAATACGTTATTTATTCTGAAAAATTAAATCCCAAATTAAAGCGATTAGAAGATTATTTTATGGAACATGCAAGAATTGTAAGGGCATAG
- a CDS encoding heavy metal-binding domain-containing protein, protein MKTKTILFSTLALAFSFVLFISCKDQKANKEQESYTEMHASAEFQCPMDCEDGKTYKEAGSCPVCKMDLKAKGDSKAKKCAMHEGGDCSCEGDKCKCANCKEHAKKECKMHEGGDCSCEGDKCKCSNCKEHAKKECKMHEGGECSCEGDDCKCENCTKHS, encoded by the coding sequence ATGAAAACCAAAACAATTTTATTTTCAACTCTTGCTCTAGCCTTCTCATTCGTCTTATTCATCTCCTGCAAAGACCAAAAGGCCAACAAGGAACAAGAATCATATACAGAAATGCACGCATCGGCCGAATTCCAATGTCCTATGGACTGTGAGGATGGTAAAACTTATAAGGAAGCGGGTAGCTGCCCAGTCTGTAAAATGGACCTAAAGGCCAAAGGTGATAGTAAAGCAAAAAAATGTGCAATGCATGAAGGTGGCGATTGCAGTTGTGAGGGAGATAAATGTAAATGTGCGAACTGTAAGGAACATGCTAAAAAAGAGTGCAAAATGCACGAAGGTGGCGATTGTAGTTGTGAGGGAGATAAATGTAAATGCTCAAACTGTAAAGAGCATGCAAAAAAAGAATGTAAAATGCATGAAGGTGGTGAATGTAGTTGTGAGGGTGATGACTGTAAATGTGAAAACTGCACTAAACATTCTTAA
- a CDS encoding DUF4242 domain-containing protein: protein MKTIKLILILSLLTTTYAIGQEKELTNKNKETMKTYVIERSIPGAGDLTPEQLKGISQTSCSVLKEMGPKIEWQHSYVTGDKVYCVYKAENKDLVKEHAKKGGFPANSINEVATVISPATAEQ from the coding sequence ATGAAAACAATTAAACTTATTTTGATCCTATCATTATTAACTACTACCTATGCCATTGGCCAGGAAAAAGAATTAACAAATAAAAACAAGGAAACAATGAAAACGTATGTAATTGAACGAAGTATTCCGGGAGCAGGTGACCTTACGCCAGAACAGTTAAAAGGAATTTCACAGACCTCCTGTTCTGTATTAAAGGAAATGGGGCCAAAAATTGAATGGCAACACAGCTATGTTACCGGCGACAAAGTATATTGTGTATATAAAGCTGAAAATAAGGATTTGGTAAAGGAGCATGCCAAAAAAGGTGGATTTCCGGCAAATTCAATAAACGAAGTCGCAACTGTCATAAGTCCGGCAACTGCTGAGCAATAG
- a CDS encoding phosphatidylinositol-specific phospholipase C/glycerophosphodiester phosphodiesterase family protein, protein MWNLKKIFVFLLLVFVQYLASQEISEVKIHSHNDYLQSLPFWTAYDNGLSSIEVDVFLKEGILYATHSKREIKEKHTLEDLYLLPLQRVYDLQIGNQQNIQLLIDIKSKAIPTLNEIINVLNNYPELLNNDKLSFVISGNRPSPEDYSSYPDFVQFDYQSLDYISDEVVNKVALVSMNFNSISNWNGVEVLSKKEVEKISFVIAEAHKLGRPFRFWGCPDTPLAWKTFMALGMDYLHTDDPYECTKFVESLERPKK, encoded by the coding sequence ATGTGGAATTTAAAAAAGATATTCGTCTTTCTTTTATTGGTCTTTGTTCAGTACTTAGCTTCTCAAGAAATCAGTGAAGTTAAAATTCACTCGCACAACGATTATTTGCAATCATTGCCTTTCTGGACTGCTTATGACAATGGGCTAAGCTCAATTGAAGTTGATGTTTTCTTAAAGGAAGGTATTTTGTATGCCACTCATAGTAAAAGAGAAATAAAAGAGAAACATACACTGGAAGATTTATATTTACTGCCTTTGCAGAGGGTTTATGATCTTCAAATTGGTAATCAACAAAATATCCAACTGTTGATAGACATTAAATCGAAAGCTATCCCAACTTTAAATGAGATTATCAATGTATTGAATAACTATCCAGAATTATTGAACAACGACAAACTTTCTTTTGTTATTTCAGGAAATAGACCTTCGCCAGAAGATTACTCTTCTTATCCTGATTTTGTACAATTTGATTACCAAAGCCTTGATTATATATCTGATGAAGTGGTAAATAAAGTGGCGTTGGTCAGTATGAATTTCAATTCAATTTCAAATTGGAATGGAGTGGAGGTTTTATCAAAGAAAGAGGTAGAAAAAATATCATTCGTCATTGCTGAAGCGCATAAATTAGGAAGACCATTTAGATTTTGGGGCTGCCCAGATACTCCTCTTGCATGGAAAACATTTATGGCATTGGGCATGGATTATTTGCATACAGATGACCCCTATGAATGTACCAAGTTTGTTGAGTCTTTAGAACGGCCGAAGAAATAA
- a CDS encoding c-type cytochrome, producing MRLISFFIMLLMICSCNRAKKPEEVKDNSVPARAELSKDSKIFLGNRLFSEKTCITCHAVDQKKIGPSVVEIMTVYKGKSGDIVSFLKGKSEPIVDTTASQVAIMQANIEGFLRDISDVELDAIETYMLHVDKLNAN from the coding sequence ATGCGATTGATTTCATTTTTCATTATGCTGCTAATGATTTGTAGCTGTAATAGGGCAAAAAAACCAGAAGAAGTCAAAGATAATAGCGTGCCTGCCAGGGCAGAATTGAGTAAAGATTCCAAAATTTTTTTGGGTAATAGATTGTTCTCTGAAAAAACCTGTATTACCTGCCATGCCGTTGATCAGAAAAAAATTGGTCCATCGGTTGTTGAGATAATGACCGTTTATAAAGGTAAAAGTGGTGATATTGTTAGTTTTCTTAAAGGGAAGTCAGAACCTATCGTTGACACAACGGCGTCACAAGTGGCCATTATGCAGGCAAATATAGAGGGCTTTTTAAGAGATATTTCTGATGTTGAACTTGATGCCATTGAAACTTATATGTTGCATGTTGATAAATTGAATGCTAACTAG
- a CDS encoding alpha-glucosidase/alpha-galactosidase, with translation MIKIAYIGAGSLQFGPLIVQDILMSNSLSQNGLEIHLMDIEKSHLEHVIKHGEYVNKKLGRSAKIIATTNRDEAIKDADFVICALEKDRNIYWSQDFHIPRKYGFEQVYGENGGVGSLFHALRNIKVIMDLARKMEELCPHAMLLNFSNPEHKICEAVTRLTSIKTVGLCHGVFMGREQLSKLLGVPLTDLQTKACGINHFTWFQEIIQKSTGEDLYPKLKEIEQKGDWLANWHELALGRILFRRFGQWPSPASNHYGEYLRWAGEFVIPQLQFFYDPYDGHPWENNQIPEGVYTVDRVDYEREWSKDWSKKLLPVGSTEEIQLENEDGSFKSSGEIATLIMESVVTDKKEWLEAVNVPNKGAIPNLPDDLVVEVPAYGDTSGIHPVQMKPIPEGIAATIRLHASIHQLLVEAYNEQSKDKLLQAILIEPTVNSYRNAVDMCNEMLTLQEDVLPQLK, from the coding sequence ATGATTAAAATTGCATATATAGGTGCTGGCAGCCTACAATTTGGCCCTTTGATAGTACAAGATATACTAATGAGCAATTCGCTATCGCAAAATGGATTGGAAATCCATTTAATGGATATTGAAAAATCACATCTGGAACATGTAATAAAACATGGTGAATATGTAAATAAAAAGCTGGGGCGTAGTGCCAAAATAATTGCTACTACAAATAGAGATGAAGCTATCAAGGATGCCGATTTTGTGATTTGTGCCCTTGAAAAGGACCGTAATATTTATTGGTCGCAAGATTTTCATATTCCAAGAAAGTATGGCTTTGAGCAAGTGTACGGTGAAAATGGGGGAGTGGGGTCCCTCTTTCATGCACTGCGAAACATCAAGGTTATAATGGATTTGGCCAGGAAAATGGAAGAACTATGCCCCCATGCCATGTTACTCAACTTTTCTAACCCCGAACATAAAATTTGTGAAGCAGTAACACGCTTGACTTCCATTAAAACAGTTGGGTTGTGCCATGGTGTTTTTATGGGGAGGGAGCAATTATCCAAACTACTTGGGGTGCCTTTAACCGATTTGCAGACCAAAGCCTGCGGTATTAATCATTTTACTTGGTTTCAAGAAATAATACAGAAATCAACAGGCGAGGATTTATACCCCAAATTAAAGGAAATTGAACAAAAAGGAGATTGGCTTGCCAATTGGCATGAACTTGCCCTAGGGAGGATTTTGTTTAGAAGATTTGGGCAATGGCCTTCACCTGCCTCCAACCATTATGGCGAATACCTAAGATGGGCGGGAGAATTTGTGATACCGCAATTACAGTTCTTTTATGACCCTTATGATGGTCACCCGTGGGAGAACAACCAAATTCCAGAAGGAGTGTACACCGTTGACCGTGTTGATTATGAAAGGGAATGGTCCAAAGACTGGAGCAAAAAACTATTACCTGTAGGATCAACTGAAGAGATACAATTGGAAAATGAGGATGGAAGTTTTAAAAGCTCTGGTGAAATTGCTACGTTGATTATGGAATCTGTAGTAACCGATAAAAAAGAGTGGTTAGAAGCGGTTAACGTACCCAACAAGGGTGCAATTCCCAATTTACCGGATGATTTGGTGGTTGAAGTACCCGCTTATGGCGATACTTCCGGTATCCACCCAGTGCAAATGAAACCTATTCCAGAGGGTATTGCTGCGACCATTCGTTTGCACGCAAGCATTCATCAACTTTTGGTTGAAGCGTACAATGAACAGTCCAAAGATAAACTCCTACAGGCCATTTTAATTGAGCCAACGGTAAATTCTTATCGCAATGCTGTGGATATGTGTAACGAAATGCTGACCTTACAAGAAGATGTCTTGCCCCAACTTAAATAA
- a CDS encoding NADPH-dependent 2,4-dienoyl-CoA reductase, with amino-acid sequence MNKYKHIFEPLDLGFTTLKNRILMGSMHTGLEEEKNGIEKIATYYAERAKGGVGLIVSGGIAPNVQGWTAPFSARMSTKKHAKHHKVITDAVHKEGGKICMQILHSGRYGYHPFAVGPSAIKSPISPFKPFKLKKSGIKRTLRDFVNSAKLSKLAGYDGVEIMGSEGYLINQFIAERTNKRTDNYGGSYENRMRLPIELVKQTREAVGKDFIIIYRLSMLDLVEKGSSWQEIVALGREIEKAGATIINTGIGWHEARIPTIATSVPRAAFTWVTKKMKEELSIPLVTSNRINMPVTAEKVLAEGHADMISMARPFLADAEWVNKAKENKSDEINTCIGCNQACLDHVFAQKVASCLVNPRACHETELNYLQTEKKKKIAVVGAGPAGLAASTVAAQRGHDVTLYDADSEIGGQFNMAKQIPGKEEFYETIRYYKKQLELHKVTVKLSTRVNAEDLKAGDFDEVILATGIKPRTPKFEGIDHPKVLNYIDVLKLKKSVGKRVAVIGAGGIGFDVSEYLAHEGESTSLNIDAWLKEWGIDKTMEARSGTEGVVAEVHPSPREIFMFKRSKGKFGGKLGKTTGWIHRSTLKKKKVQFINQVQYSKIDNEGLHYLQNETQKVLAVDNVIICAGQLPFKELLEPLKAKGIKVHVIGGADVAAELDAKRAINQASRLAAEI; translated from the coding sequence ATGAACAAGTACAAACATATTTTTGAACCATTGGACTTAGGTTTTACAACACTTAAAAACCGAATTCTAATGGGTTCAATGCATACCGGTTTAGAAGAGGAAAAAAATGGTATCGAGAAAATAGCGACGTATTATGCTGAACGTGCGAAAGGTGGAGTTGGTTTGATTGTTTCTGGCGGTATAGCACCGAATGTTCAGGGATGGACTGCTCCGTTTTCTGCGCGCATGAGTACAAAAAAACATGCTAAACATCATAAAGTAATTACTGATGCAGTACATAAAGAAGGCGGGAAAATATGTATGCAAATTCTACATTCAGGCCGTTACGGTTATCATCCGTTCGCGGTAGGACCTTCGGCAATTAAATCGCCTATTTCCCCTTTTAAGCCATTTAAACTAAAGAAGTCGGGTATTAAACGTACGCTAAGGGATTTTGTGAATTCCGCCAAACTATCAAAATTAGCCGGTTACGATGGTGTGGAAATCATGGGTTCAGAAGGTTATCTGATCAATCAGTTTATAGCGGAAAGAACTAATAAACGGACTGACAATTATGGTGGCAGTTATGAAAACAGAATGCGTTTACCTATAGAATTGGTTAAGCAAACCCGTGAAGCCGTTGGAAAGGATTTTATCATCATCTATCGATTATCAATGCTTGATTTGGTAGAAAAAGGAAGTTCCTGGCAAGAAATAGTGGCCTTAGGTAGAGAAATTGAAAAAGCAGGGGCAACTATCATCAATACTGGTATTGGTTGGCATGAAGCACGAATTCCAACAATTGCAACATCGGTCCCAAGAGCGGCATTTACTTGGGTGACCAAGAAAATGAAAGAGGAGCTTTCGATTCCACTAGTTACCTCGAACAGAATAAACATGCCCGTAACTGCTGAAAAGGTTTTGGCAGAAGGCCATGCAGATATGATATCAATGGCTCGACCATTTTTAGCGGATGCAGAATGGGTAAATAAAGCGAAAGAAAATAAATCGGACGAAATAAACACATGCATTGGTTGTAATCAAGCCTGTTTAGACCACGTTTTTGCACAAAAAGTAGCAAGTTGTTTGGTTAACCCTAGAGCATGCCACGAAACTGAACTAAATTATCTTCAAACTGAAAAAAAGAAGAAAATTGCTGTAGTAGGTGCAGGTCCTGCTGGTCTGGCCGCCTCAACCGTTGCTGCACAACGTGGGCATGATGTAACACTATATGATGCTGATAGCGAAATCGGAGGGCAATTCAACATGGCAAAGCAAATTCCTGGAAAAGAAGAGTTTTATGAGACCATCCGCTATTATAAAAAGCAATTGGAACTACACAAAGTAACGGTAAAATTGAGCACCCGTGTAAATGCAGAAGATTTAAAAGCAGGTGATTTTGATGAAGTGATATTGGCCACTGGTATTAAACCAAGAACACCTAAATTTGAGGGAATTGATCACCCCAAAGTATTAAACTATATTGATGTTTTAAAATTGAAAAAGTCAGTCGGAAAACGTGTTGCTGTCATTGGTGCAGGAGGAATTGGTTTTGATGTCTCAGAATATTTGGCACACGAAGGTGAAAGTACCTCATTGAATATAGATGCTTGGTTAAAAGAATGGGGAATTGATAAAACTATGGAGGCTCGCAGTGGAACTGAAGGTGTAGTAGCTGAAGTTCATCCTTCTCCTAGAGAAATATTTATGTTCAAGCGAAGTAAAGGTAAATTTGGAGGGAAATTGGGCAAAACGACTGGGTGGATCCATCGTTCTACATTAAAAAAGAAAAAAGTTCAATTTATCAACCAAGTGCAGTACTCAAAAATTGATAATGAGGGTTTGCATTATCTTCAAAATGAAACACAAAAAGTATTGGCCGTGGATAATGTCATTATCTGTGCCGGGCAATTACCTTTTAAAGAATTACTTGAACCATTAAAGGCTAAAGGAATAAAAGTACATGTAATTGGAGGAGCGGATGTTGCAGCGGAATTGGATGCGAAACGTGCCATAAACCAAGCAAGTAGATTAGCAGCTGAAATTTAG
- a CDS encoding nickel-binding protein, protein MPIYMDFHDLPDGVTAAHVAEMHQADLKIEHKYNCRGLTYWCDEKRQTAFCLIEAPNEEAIKELHEKSHGAVPQRIIEVNDTLVESFLGRIEDPKKSQNVKLNIINDSAFRTLMVININKRILRTENIETLSAAIRGYNKSIINIVTNKDGRVVKQEANSFLMSFTCVTNAVESAIKIQELYNCVITPDLEFKIGISAGVPVTENENIFEDTIKEANYLCYTMNGKIILSPEVKDLYESENQNNPINIKGVKSLTVVEKEFVTNLLDYTNTVWKDTKTSALDFCKYLGFSKSKLYRTMMSIIGKSPNGFLKEYRLNKALSILEKQTTNISEIAYETGFSSPTYFSKCFQETYGMLPSKYGKIISK, encoded by the coding sequence ATGCCAATATATATGGATTTTCATGATTTACCAGATGGTGTTACCGCAGCGCACGTTGCAGAAATGCATCAAGCTGATTTAAAAATTGAACATAAATATAATTGTCGTGGATTAACGTATTGGTGTGATGAAAAACGACAAACTGCATTTTGCTTAATAGAAGCTCCTAATGAAGAGGCTATCAAAGAACTTCATGAAAAATCTCATGGAGCTGTTCCACAACGCATCATTGAAGTTAATGACACACTTGTTGAATCTTTTTTAGGTCGTATAGAAGACCCTAAAAAATCACAGAATGTAAAACTCAATATTATAAACGATTCCGCATTCAGAACATTAATGGTTATTAATATCAATAAACGTATTTTAAGAACTGAAAATATTGAAACCTTAAGTGCTGCAATTCGTGGTTATAATAAATCAATCATAAACATTGTTACTAATAAGGACGGACGTGTTGTCAAGCAAGAAGCAAATTCATTTTTAATGTCATTTACCTGTGTTACAAATGCCGTAGAAAGTGCCATTAAAATTCAAGAATTGTATAATTGTGTGATTACTCCGGATTTAGAATTTAAAATAGGTATAAGCGCAGGTGTTCCAGTAACCGAAAATGAAAATATTTTTGAGGACACTATAAAAGAAGCTAATTATTTGTGCTATACAATGAACGGCAAAATAATACTATCACCAGAAGTAAAAGATTTATATGAAAGTGAGAATCAAAACAATCCGATTAATATAAAAGGTGTTAAATCATTAACTGTTGTTGAAAAGGAATTTGTAACTAATTTACTCGATTACACTAATACTGTGTGGAAAGACACAAAGACTAGTGCTTTAGATTTTTGTAAATATTTAGGCTTTAGTAAATCAAAACTATACCGGACAATGATGTCTATAATCGGCAAATCACCAAATGGTTTTTTAAAAGAATATAGATTAAACAAAGCACTTTCTATATTAGAAAAACAAACTACCAATATCTCCGAAATAGCATATGAAACTGGTTTTAGTAGCCCAACTTATTTTTCAAAGTGTTTTCAAGAAACCTATGGGATGTTACCTTCTAAATACGGTAAAATCATATCTAAATAG
- a CDS encoding 2'-5' RNA ligase family protein, whose product MKQLRLPIFNSKIKMYNLRIVPPDSISSEVTEFKKQFELLYGKQPLSRSKPHITIASFKMNSKHESFLLEVLNQLSQNKSFKLEIDRFAVLEGSKTLYLSIGNSKALKTIHKEVKSLYDKHLKRRLKSFSISDNPYMTISKATEKKMLYESLQHFQKNDYSKEMNVGDLTLVSRLKYKTWDWEHQFKLSEEEEYLLFDSSMG is encoded by the coding sequence ATGAAGCAGTTACGTTTACCCATTTTTAATTCCAAAATAAAGATGTACAATCTTAGAATTGTACCTCCAGATTCTATTTCAAGTGAAGTGACGGAGTTTAAAAAACAATTTGAACTCCTATATGGAAAACAACCCCTTTCTAGGTCCAAACCCCATATTACCATTGCCTCTTTTAAAATGAATTCAAAGCATGAAAGCTTTCTTTTAGAGGTTTTAAACCAGTTGTCACAAAATAAATCCTTCAAATTAGAGATAGATAGATTTGCTGTTTTGGAAGGGTCCAAAACATTATACTTAAGCATAGGTAATAGTAAAGCCCTCAAGACAATTCATAAAGAGGTTAAATCCCTATATGATAAACACCTCAAAAGAAGGCTGAAATCATTTTCTATTTCAGATAATCCTTATATGACTATATCCAAAGCTACTGAAAAAAAAATGCTTTATGAAAGCCTACAACATTTTCAAAAAAATGATTATTCCAAAGAAATGAATGTCGGCGATTTGACCCTTGTTTCAAGGTTAAAGTATAAAACTTGGGATTGGGAGCATCAATTTAAGCTTTCTGAAGAAGAAGAGTATTTATTATTCGATTCCAGTATGGGTTGA
- a CDS encoding helix-turn-helix domain-containing protein: MALMIDENEIQRVSFDLNDTQPIEVIIRTNEAIKDNYFDMHYALEVGVLIKGRMKREYFDHQIEIGPGDVWFCGMWEPHGFELLERPCEAVVFVINPKYLAHSQFLNYNAILPFQVIPSLRPKGNEQNKLQLIELAEKVKKGITAKKQSDWMKIHFFELLLILLETWKKPKTPTGFQLDESIHNALKLMFNKKKLISTSEAAMVCNMSTTKFRVAFKKLMRCSFSDFALKYRVHGALSQLKNSNETQEAVALHWGFTDASHLHKCLKKYEL; this comes from the coding sequence ATGGCCCTAATGATTGATGAGAATGAAATTCAGCGTGTATCATTTGACTTAAATGACACCCAACCCATAGAAGTAATTATTAGAACCAATGAGGCCATTAAGGACAATTATTTTGATATGCACTATGCACTTGAGGTTGGAGTGCTTATTAAAGGTCGCATGAAGCGAGAATATTTTGATCACCAAATCGAAATTGGACCGGGTGATGTATGGTTTTGTGGGATGTGGGAACCCCACGGATTTGAATTACTTGAAAGGCCCTGTGAAGCTGTTGTTTTTGTAATAAACCCAAAGTACCTGGCCCATAGTCAATTTTTGAACTACAATGCAATTTTACCATTTCAGGTCATTCCAAGCCTAAGACCAAAAGGAAACGAACAAAATAAGCTGCAGCTTATAGAACTAGCTGAAAAAGTTAAAAAAGGGATTACTGCAAAGAAGCAATCAGATTGGATGAAAATACACTTTTTTGAGTTACTATTAATACTGCTGGAAACATGGAAAAAGCCAAAGACACCAACTGGTTTTCAATTGGATGAGAGTATCCATAATGCGTTGAAATTAATGTTCAATAAAAAGAAGCTAATCTCTACATCCGAAGCTGCTATGGTTTGTAATATGTCCACAACTAAATTCAGAGTTGCCTTTAAAAAGTTAATGCGATGTTCTTTTTCCGATTTTGCCCTTAAATACCGTGTGCATGGTGCCCTTTCGCAATTAAAAAACTCAAATGAAACCCAGGAGGCTGTTGCCCTGCATTGGGGCTTCACCGATGCCAGTCACTTGCATAAATGTCTTAAGAAATATGAGTTATAA
- a CDS encoding transglutaminase-like domain-containing protein has product MKRSRIFYLFALVMAMACNTRPEKKKEEKTLASKNIPKVVTADIEAGIKANIDKRVKEGGGYFHMNSDGKELRLQLVRVHTEYLSNLGPQRHFACVDLADVSGDVYDVDFFLEGDPGNMSVTETTLHKLNGKPFYTWKQRKDKTWYRRPIKNASSDLLGVIEGEDNFEFNYEITLPEIKESAKIWIPIPQSDRFQTVELASIDAPMEHRMLKEKNYGNTIMYMDLSPEHSGKKLELVYDVKRQEKNPYEEDSSPTRYLDASSLMPVGDRFQVLADSIIGIKRNEGVIMQARALYDYIIDNMKYIKAGKYGTGDAVYACDALTGNCTEFHSLFISLARSAGIPSRFAVGASIPSDRAEGGIDGYHCWAEFFAEGKWWPVDISEANKYTALATYYFGRHPANRIEFTKGRDLIIEPGPSSGPINFLAYPVMEIGKTPAFPKTFFSFKRKADKESSENIVSLP; this is encoded by the coding sequence ATGAAACGTTCTCGCATATTTTATCTCTTCGCACTTGTTATGGCAATGGCGTGCAATACAAGACCAGAAAAGAAGAAGGAAGAAAAAACACTCGCTAGCAAGAACATTCCTAAGGTAGTTACCGCTGATATAGAGGCTGGCATTAAAGCCAATATAGACAAAAGGGTCAAAGAAGGAGGTGGGTATTTTCATATGAATTCAGATGGTAAAGAACTTCGCCTGCAATTAGTGCGTGTACATACCGAATATCTTTCAAATTTGGGTCCTCAGCGTCATTTTGCCTGCGTAGATCTTGCCGATGTAAGTGGTGATGTTTACGATGTGGATTTTTTCTTGGAAGGAGATCCAGGAAATATGTCCGTTACCGAAACGACCCTGCATAAACTTAACGGCAAACCTTTTTACACTTGGAAGCAGCGTAAAGACAAAACCTGGTATAGAAGGCCGATTAAAAACGCTTCCTCTGATTTGTTGGGGGTTATTGAGGGGGAAGACAACTTTGAATTTAATTATGAAATAACCTTACCAGAAATTAAGGAATCAGCGAAAATATGGATTCCCATTCCGCAGAGTGATCGTTTTCAAACTGTTGAATTAGCTTCAATTGATGCTCCCATGGAACATCGAATGTTAAAAGAGAAAAACTATGGAAATACCATAATGTATATGGATCTTTCACCTGAACATAGTGGCAAGAAACTGGAACTTGTCTATGACGTGAAGCGACAAGAGAAAAATCCATATGAAGAAGATTCTTCGCCCACAAGATATTTGGATGCCAGTTCATTGATGCCAGTTGGCGACCGATTTCAGGTTCTGGCAGATTCCATTATCGGAATAAAACGTAATGAAGGCGTCATTATGCAAGCTAGGGCCTTATATGACTACATCATAGACAACATGAAATATATTAAGGCAGGAAAGTACGGCACGGGTGATGCTGTATACGCTTGCGATGCGTTAACAGGCAACTGTACAGAATTTCATTCATTATTCATCTCCTTGGCAAGATCAGCAGGAATACCTTCTCGATTTGCTGTTGGGGCATCGATACCCTCAGATCGAGCCGAAGGTGGTATCGATGGCTATCATTGCTGGGCAGAATTTTTCGCTGAAGGCAAATGGTGGCCAGTAGATATTAGTGAAGCGAATAAATACACAGCGCTAGCTACCTACTATTTTGGTCGTCATCCGGCAAATCGTATTGAATTTACCAAAGGACGCGACCTAATTATAGAACCTGGACCATCTTCCGGGCCAATAAACTTCCTAGCTTATCCAGTTATGGAAATAGGAAAAACTCCCGCATTTCCAAAAACATTTTTTTCATTTAAAAGGAAAGCGGATAAAGAATCCTCGGAAAATATTGTAAGCTTACCCTGA